A single Colias croceus chromosome 10, ilColCroc2.1 DNA region contains:
- the LOC123695084 gene encoding transmembrane emp24 domain-containing protein 3: MFAKTLIFTVLALLIDGIISKSVELTFELPDSAEECFYQEIEKNTSASLEYQVITGGQYDVDVKVEGPNKQIIYQQQKMQYDSHQFTAQHTGVYKVCFSNEFSTFSHKLVYMELNVGPETPLPGVGDHATVLTQLEASAEEIHSALNRIIDHQTHHRLREAQGRKRAEDLNERVFWWSIGETVAIVCVTFGQVMILKNFFSDRPTLYK; the protein is encoded by the exons atgtttgCAAAAACTTTGATATTTACTGTTTTAGCACTATTAATTGATggaataatttcgaaaagtgTAGAGCTAACTTTCGAATTACCTGATAGCGCCGAAGAATGTTTCTATCAAGAAATAGAGAAAAATACCTCAGCTTCCCTAGAATATCAG GTTATCACAGGAGGTCAGTACGATGTAGATGTAAAAGTTGAGGGTCCCAACAagcaaattatttatcaacaaCAGAAGATGCAATATGATTCACACCAATTTACTGCACAACATACAG gtgTATACAAGGTGTGCTTCAGTAATGAGTTTAGTACATTTTCACACAAACTTGTATATATGGAGCTAAATGTTGGACCTGAAACACCACTGCCAGGAGTTGGTGATCATGCAACTGTACTTACACAG ctTGAGGCATCAGCGGAAGAAATCCATTCAGCTTTAAATAGAATTATCGATCACCAAACCCACCATAGGTTAAGAGAAGCCCAGGGTCGCAAGAGAGCTGAAGACCTAAATGAAAGAGTTTTCTGGTGGTCTATCGGTGAAACAGTAGCTATTGTCTGTGTCACATTTGGACAAGTCATGATTCTAAAGAATTTCTTTAGCGATAGACCTACTTTATATAAATGA
- the LOC123695083 gene encoding protein YIPF5, with product MSGFQNTNDYAWQPPDVNQSYSFNTSNTFGDGAQTLDFQTFSPEQQNFSYDQGQSPPANNNQYYNPSLYTPAPIPGETAPVTTEFDEPPLLDELEIYPDRILEKTLAVLNPFHGQSKADDANFLLRDTDIAGPIAFCLALAVCLFLSGNKAHFGYVYGLSVMSVILMYFLLSLMSRTEGVFTLLSVASVLGYCMLPMVALAGLGIFISLEGTAGLSLSGVAVIWSALSASRLFVTMSGDAEQRPLIAYPCALVNGVFALLVLF from the exons ATGTCAGGATTTCAAAATACAAACGATTATGCATGGCAGCCGCCAGACGTTAATCAAAGCTATTCATTCAATACTTCAAATACTTTTGGAGATGGGGCTCAAACTTTAG ATTTCCAGACTTTTTCTCCAGAACAACAAAACTTTTCATACGACCAAGGGCAGAGTCCTCCAGCCAATaacaatcaatattataacCCAAGTTTATATACGCCAGCTCCAATACCAGGAGAAACAGCACCAGTCACAACAGAGTTTGATGAACCACCACTTCTAGATGAATTAGAAATATACCCTGATAGAATATTGGAGAAAACTTTAGCTGTCCTTAATCCATTCCATGGGCAGTCAAAAGCTGATGATGCAAACTTTTTACTTAGAGATACAGATATTGCAGGACCAATAGCTTTTTGTCTGGCTCTAGCTGTGTGTCTGTTTTTGTCAGGCAATAAAGCACATTTTGGTTACGTGTATGGCCTATCTGTAATGTctgtaatattaatgtattttcttttgtcTCTAATGAGTCGTACTGAAGGTGTATTTACATTACTAAGTGTAGCGAGTGTATTAGGGTATTGTATGTTACCAATGGTAGCATTAGCAGGTCTGGggatatttatttctttggaGGGAACGGCTGGCTTGTCATTATCAGGTGTAGCAGTGATATGGTCAGCTTTATCAGCAAGCAGACTCTTTGTGACTATGTCAGGAGATGCAGAACAAAGACCACTTATAGCTTATCCATGTGCCTTGGTTAATGGAGTGTTCGCTTTGTTAGTCTTGTTCTAA
- the LOC123695000 gene encoding uncharacterized protein LOC123695000 isoform X1 — translation MYTLIEILLSLGVLATLVTVLSACVCGCKNSNQKSELVGTAGVVKIHLDEEAPSPTPTTPASIKRASTQNSQRSLPEIPHPVGRHDSGDTASEIYATVNLDEGNKVAATASSSRDHPYEHAYAKLQNESHNITVEITTDPEDVEIQIDEREATTSAAESAPISASVAISGQLPSSQELPYITPPSPRPAETTHFSGDSTDSAKGYTSISVREPLSNIRAQSIKPPLQPHYATVSDDSDEMYAAIEEASVGEGSDTYAQIPDPRTRRTPNPAVTPATPATASTHHLAPAANTVTHEVAIHSRRSAPPEIGASTSNTTHSRQASMSSCSNSAGALGSPKPEKRQANSPLPPPPDTKHHRISSAGDLHFNHDKLRRSLNEKHQRNNSCVSSSDFYGCNYPVEKHRFSSGDLIRPLVAKELNFDIDQKENNTDNLYNSIDGPGFSDYSSADANTSINSERATESPSRNVEEMYAKVLKKTKAKEEATRKVKDDTDKNTLKFRGDDPGYETIDRKQSVNHGYETISRKERKSSQNQDPGYETVKDINNIGQTSSFTNNNLLKVNHLMSDSGPNSIISSDPGYEHISKTDNNASDSDPNYEVLRNQSPTPPYATIASNYKVQPTYSTVNKRSGKYNSLPNNNDEAAIEPNYESMTNDPIYTTGSESDPNYESVRPKEPNYESVNTHDPNYESLRCKDPKYESVRSNNSRYDSVRSKKDPNYESVKYFELSKKDPPYEKVHNQTNNSSIDRSDSSAGYERINISNNREPKSSINNGADCTVSDYFQV, via the exons ATGTATACTTTGATAGAGATTCTTTTAAGCCTCGGAGTGCTTGCCACTCTTGTCACCGTTTTATCGGCCTGTGTTTGCGGTTGCAAAAATTCTAATCAGAA aAGTGAGTTGGTTGGCACAGCCGGAGTGGTCAAAATCCATTTGGATGAGGAGGCCCCATCTCCAACACCGACCACTCCAGCATCTATTAAGCG GGCATCAACACAAAACAGCCAGAGGAGtcttccggaaatcccacatcCAGTTGGAAGACATGACAGTGGTGATACAGCATCAGAAATATATGCAACTGTCAACTTGGATGAAG GTAATAAGGTTGCCGCAACTGCGTCGTCGAGCAGAGATCACCCGTATGAACATGCATATGCCAAGTTGCAGAATGAAAGCCATAACAT AACTGTAGAAATAACAACTGATCCAGAAGATGTGGAAATCCAGATTGACGAACGAGAAGCGACAACATCCGCGGCTG AATCGGCTCCAATATCAGCATCAGTAGCAATAAGTGGTCAGCTACCGTCGAGCCAAGAGTTACCGTACATCACCCCACCGTCGCCCAGGCCAGCTGAAACTACGCACTTTAGCGGCGACTCTACTGACTCCGCta AGGGTTACACTAGTATATCGGTTCGAGAGCCACTCAGTAATATAAGAGCACAGAGCATCAAGCCGCCCTTGCAACCCCACTATGCCACCGTTTCTGATGACTCAG ATGAAATGTACGCAGCGATCGAAGAGGCGAGCGTGGGCGAGGGGTCGGACACGTACGCCCAGATCCCTGACCCCCGCACGCGGCGGACCCCCAACCCCGCGGTGACCCCTGCAACCCCCGCCACTGCGTCGACACACCACCTTGCGCCCGCCGCCAACACGGTGACGCACGAAGTGGCCATACATAGCAG GAGAAGCGCACCACCTGAAATTGGTGCTTCCACTTCAAATACAACACATTCTCGGCAAG CATCAATGTCGTCATGTTCGAACTCAGCGGGTGCGCTGGGCTCGCCGAAGCCGGAGAAGCGCCAGGCCAACTCGCCGCTACCCCCACCGCCCGACACCAAACACCATCGCATCTCTAGCGCAG GTGACCTGCACTTCAATCACGACAAGCTTAGAAGAAGTCTCAACGAGAAGCACCAACGTAACAACAGCTGCGTCAGTTCCTCCGACTTCTACGGTTGTAACTATCCCGTGGAAAAACATCGATTCAGTTCTGGCGACTTGATACGGCCTCTTGTTGCGAAGGAATTAAATTTCGATATAGATCAGAAGGAAAATAACACTGATAATCTGTACAATTCCATAGATGGCCCCGGATTCAGCGACTATTCATCAGCCGACGCAAACACGAGTATAAATTCTGAAAGAGCAACAGAAAGCCCCTCTCGAAACGTCGAAGAAATGTATGCGaaagttttaaagaaaacCAAAGCGAAGGAAGAAGCGACAAGAAAAGTGAAAGATGACACAGATAAGAACACGTTAAAGTTCCGCGGCGACGATCCGGGGTATGAGACGATAGATAGAAAACAGTCAGTGAACCACGGCTATGAAACCATATCGAGAAAAGAACGGAAGAGTTCACAGAATCAAGACCCTGGGTACGAAACTGTCAAAGATATCAATAATATCGGACAAACTTCAAGctttacaaacaataatttattaaaagtgaACCATCTTATGTCTGATAGTGGACCAAATAGCATAATAAGTAGCGACCCGGGATACGAACATATATCGAAAACAGATAATAATGCGTCAGACTCGGATCCCAATTACGAAGTTTTAAGGAACCAATCACCGACGCCGCCATACGCAACAATAGCTTCTAATTATAAAGTACAACCTACTTATTCTACTGTTAATAAGAGATCGGGTAAATACAACAGTTTGCCTAACAACAATGATGAAGCGGCCATTGAACCGAATTATGAATCGATGACCAATGACCCCATTTACACAACTGGAAGTGAATCTGACCCCAATTATGAATCGGTTAGACCCAAAGAGCCAAACTATGAAAGTGTTAATACTCACGATCCTAATTATGAATCCTTGAGGTGTAAGGATCCAAAATACGAGTCGGTTCGCTCCAACAACTCGAGGTATGACTCGGTTCGGTCTAAAAAGGATCCGAACTATGaaagtgttaaatattttgagcTATCAAAAAAAGATCCGCCTTACGAAAAAGTTCACAACCAAACTAACAACTCTAGTATCGACAGATCGGATTCCTCAGCGGGCTACGAGAGAATCAACATTTCGAACAATAGAGAACCCAAGAGCAGTATTAACAATGGTGCCGATTGCACTGTCAGTGATTACTTCCAAGTTTAA
- the LOC123695000 gene encoding uncharacterized protein LOC123695000 isoform X2, producing MYTLIEILLSLGVLATLVTVLSACVCGCKNSNQKASTQNSQRSLPEIPHPVGRHDSGDTASEIYATVNLDEGNKVAATASSSRDHPYEHAYAKLQNESHNITVEITTDPEDVEIQIDEREATTSAAESAPISASVAISGQLPSSQELPYITPPSPRPAETTHFSGDSTDSAKGYTSISVREPLSNIRAQSIKPPLQPHYATVSDDSDEMYAAIEEASVGEGSDTYAQIPDPRTRRTPNPAVTPATPATASTHHLAPAANTVTHEVAIHSRRSAPPEIGASTSNTTHSRQASMSSCSNSAGALGSPKPEKRQANSPLPPPPDTKHHRISSAGDLHFNHDKLRRSLNEKHQRNNSCVSSSDFYGCNYPVEKHRFSSGDLIRPLVAKELNFDIDQKENNTDNLYNSIDGPGFSDYSSADANTSINSERATESPSRNVEEMYAKVLKKTKAKEEATRKVKDDTDKNTLKFRGDDPGYETIDRKQSVNHGYETISRKERKSSQNQDPGYETVKDINNIGQTSSFTNNNLLKVNHLMSDSGPNSIISSDPGYEHISKTDNNASDSDPNYEVLRNQSPTPPYATIASNYKVQPTYSTVNKRSGKYNSLPNNNDEAAIEPNYESMTNDPIYTTGSESDPNYESVRPKEPNYESVNTHDPNYESLRCKDPKYESVRSNNSRYDSVRSKKDPNYESVKYFELSKKDPPYEKVHNQTNNSSIDRSDSSAGYERINISNNREPKSSINNGADCTVSDYFQV from the exons ATGTATACTTTGATAGAGATTCTTTTAAGCCTCGGAGTGCTTGCCACTCTTGTCACCGTTTTATCGGCCTGTGTTTGCGGTTGCAAAAATTCTAATCAGAA GGCATCAACACAAAACAGCCAGAGGAGtcttccggaaatcccacatcCAGTTGGAAGACATGACAGTGGTGATACAGCATCAGAAATATATGCAACTGTCAACTTGGATGAAG GTAATAAGGTTGCCGCAACTGCGTCGTCGAGCAGAGATCACCCGTATGAACATGCATATGCCAAGTTGCAGAATGAAAGCCATAACAT AACTGTAGAAATAACAACTGATCCAGAAGATGTGGAAATCCAGATTGACGAACGAGAAGCGACAACATCCGCGGCTG AATCGGCTCCAATATCAGCATCAGTAGCAATAAGTGGTCAGCTACCGTCGAGCCAAGAGTTACCGTACATCACCCCACCGTCGCCCAGGCCAGCTGAAACTACGCACTTTAGCGGCGACTCTACTGACTCCGCta AGGGTTACACTAGTATATCGGTTCGAGAGCCACTCAGTAATATAAGAGCACAGAGCATCAAGCCGCCCTTGCAACCCCACTATGCCACCGTTTCTGATGACTCAG ATGAAATGTACGCAGCGATCGAAGAGGCGAGCGTGGGCGAGGGGTCGGACACGTACGCCCAGATCCCTGACCCCCGCACGCGGCGGACCCCCAACCCCGCGGTGACCCCTGCAACCCCCGCCACTGCGTCGACACACCACCTTGCGCCCGCCGCCAACACGGTGACGCACGAAGTGGCCATACATAGCAG GAGAAGCGCACCACCTGAAATTGGTGCTTCCACTTCAAATACAACACATTCTCGGCAAG CATCAATGTCGTCATGTTCGAACTCAGCGGGTGCGCTGGGCTCGCCGAAGCCGGAGAAGCGCCAGGCCAACTCGCCGCTACCCCCACCGCCCGACACCAAACACCATCGCATCTCTAGCGCAG GTGACCTGCACTTCAATCACGACAAGCTTAGAAGAAGTCTCAACGAGAAGCACCAACGTAACAACAGCTGCGTCAGTTCCTCCGACTTCTACGGTTGTAACTATCCCGTGGAAAAACATCGATTCAGTTCTGGCGACTTGATACGGCCTCTTGTTGCGAAGGAATTAAATTTCGATATAGATCAGAAGGAAAATAACACTGATAATCTGTACAATTCCATAGATGGCCCCGGATTCAGCGACTATTCATCAGCCGACGCAAACACGAGTATAAATTCTGAAAGAGCAACAGAAAGCCCCTCTCGAAACGTCGAAGAAATGTATGCGaaagttttaaagaaaacCAAAGCGAAGGAAGAAGCGACAAGAAAAGTGAAAGATGACACAGATAAGAACACGTTAAAGTTCCGCGGCGACGATCCGGGGTATGAGACGATAGATAGAAAACAGTCAGTGAACCACGGCTATGAAACCATATCGAGAAAAGAACGGAAGAGTTCACAGAATCAAGACCCTGGGTACGAAACTGTCAAAGATATCAATAATATCGGACAAACTTCAAGctttacaaacaataatttattaaaagtgaACCATCTTATGTCTGATAGTGGACCAAATAGCATAATAAGTAGCGACCCGGGATACGAACATATATCGAAAACAGATAATAATGCGTCAGACTCGGATCCCAATTACGAAGTTTTAAGGAACCAATCACCGACGCCGCCATACGCAACAATAGCTTCTAATTATAAAGTACAACCTACTTATTCTACTGTTAATAAGAGATCGGGTAAATACAACAGTTTGCCTAACAACAATGATGAAGCGGCCATTGAACCGAATTATGAATCGATGACCAATGACCCCATTTACACAACTGGAAGTGAATCTGACCCCAATTATGAATCGGTTAGACCCAAAGAGCCAAACTATGAAAGTGTTAATACTCACGATCCTAATTATGAATCCTTGAGGTGTAAGGATCCAAAATACGAGTCGGTTCGCTCCAACAACTCGAGGTATGACTCGGTTCGGTCTAAAAAGGATCCGAACTATGaaagtgttaaatattttgagcTATCAAAAAAAGATCCGCCTTACGAAAAAGTTCACAACCAAACTAACAACTCTAGTATCGACAGATCGGATTCCTCAGCGGGCTACGAGAGAATCAACATTTCGAACAATAGAGAACCCAAGAGCAGTATTAACAATGGTGCCGATTGCACTGTCAGTGATTACTTCCAAGTTTAA
- the LOC123695116 gene encoding nucleoporin NDC1 — MEDKSEIFSQRLIRAVLWDIGLQSFLAIVLVFIIQIDLIHPLSWIASTFQDIISWRMGLNVILLGLVSFFQAFIYGKYYTTPVPKYFTRFSMFLNIFTLQNLVFTLLYALNGYFTMSLYSSLAKSNYNVLKKICEKSDGQCLNEQSLFLQLGGMWMGLYYFLSAHIFNKTVLTFPHIYQDKFQQVKLVISNVVSKGFQNSIKPVAYYCVFYYLWGNKPRSVVSEVYSVYLEDAPLDNIINMLSSGIWIGLWFYASLFFVSVNTMRTVFNIVLTEPMKFPIESEKSLTLCGALSQRSQFTAFLGAQDLRILAMTDPARRSQIFTLSQPGGHPRNWNNLLENCLTIIKAFNKELESINGENSITGVNDLSIKKPANVSPISSPYGFSGTLRNMAQSPQAMDIKSLNRDKNEDTFATAVKDEFNKFLQKLCQKPGIHYFFGELIDTKLKFILLQAPPVMWTCEGLAHIVALSLKEDMYGVVQNDLPVVLSALITLKQSLDKLSKPGLVPRKQILNDNLAIRTKAAVLSSVKRSIYKIVITFSKYIHDIPLDHDVQVAIQPFLACKEA; from the coding sequence ATGGAGGATAAAAGTGAAATATTTTCGCAAAGACTAATTCGGGCGGTTTTGTGGGATATTGGCTTGCAATCATTTCTTGCCATTGTTTTAGTGTTTATAATACAGATTGACTTAATTCATCCACTGTCATGGATAGCATCGACATTTCAAGATATAATAAGTTGGAGGATGGGACTTAACGTTATTCTACTCGGTTTGGTGTCATTTTTTCAAGCATTTATCTATGGCAAATATTACACCACCCCTGTGCCGAAGTATTTTACTAggttttcaatgtttttaaatattttcactttGCAAAATCTTGTATTCACACTGTTATATGCATTGAATGGATACTTTACTATGAGTTTATATTCATCACTAGCCAAAAGTAACTACAATGTACTGAAGAAGATTTGTGAAAAAAGTGATGGCCAGTGTCTAAATGAGCAAAGTTTGTTCTTGCAGTTGGGTGGAATGTGGATGGGTTTATACTACTTCCTCAGTGCACACATTTTTAACAAGACTGTTTTGACATTCCCACACATATATCAGGACAAGTTTCAACAGGTGAAGTTAGTTATAAGTAATGTTGTTTCAAAGGGATTCCAAAATTCCATCAAGCCAGTTGCTTATTactgtgtattttattatttatggggAAATAAGCCAAGATCTGTTGTCTCTGAAGTGTACAGTGTTTATTTAGAGGATGCTCCAttggataatataataaatatgctgAGTTCTGGTATCTGGATTGGCCTTTGGTTTTATGCCAGCCTCTTCTTTGTGTCTGTTAATACAATGAGAACAGTATTCAATATAGTTTTAACAGAACCTATGAAATTTCCAATTGAATCTGAGAAAAGCTTGACGCTATGTGGAGCATTATCACAAAGGTCACAGTTTACTGCATTTCTGGGTGCACAAGACTTAAGAATTTTAGCCATGACTGATCCTGCACGAAGGTCTCAAATTTTTACCTTATCTCAACCAGGTGGCCACCCTAGGAATTGGAATAATTTATTGGAAAATTGTTTAACCATAATCAAAGCTTTTAATAAGGAATTGGAAAGCATTAATGGTGAAAACAGTATAACCGGAGTAAACGATCTGAGTATCAAGAAACCAGCAAATGTATCTCCTATATCATCACCGTATGGATTTTCTGGAACTTTACGTAACATGGCACAGTCTCCACAAGCAATGGATATTAAAAGTCTGAACAGAGATAAAAATGAGGATACATTTGCAACTGCCGTAAAAGATGAGTTTAATAAATTCCTTCAGAAGCTATGTCAAAAGCCAGGTATTCATTATTTCTTTGGAGAATtaattgacacaaaattgaagTTCATCTTGTTGCAAGCACCTCCTGTAATGTGGACATGTGAGGGCTTAGCCCATATTGTTGCTCTTTCTTTGAAAGAAGACATGTATGGAGTTGTGCAGAATGATTTACCAGTTGTTTTGTCGGCTCTAATCACTCTTAAACAAAGCCTTGACAAGTTGTCAAAGCCTGGGCTAGTTCCAAGAAAACAGATACTCAACGATAATTTAGCTATAAGGACAAAGGCAGCTGTGCTATCTTCAGTTAAACGcagcatttataaaattgtcatCACATTTTCTAAATACATCCATGATATACCTTTAGATCATGATGTTCAAGTTGCTATTCAACCATTTTTAGCTTGTAAAGAAgcataa